A genome region from Akkermansiaceae bacterium includes the following:
- a CDS encoding porin, with product MKSDRTTRKTRLAAAVALCLAAAQTAPAHTFRERIAEGGVLSADDIDSAFSKPQDLAWYDRFSFGSYGEAHFNTGDVSDKFDIHRLVLFTAYEFSSRFRFVSEIELEHLYSNDPGTDLVWELEQAYFEYDLENDYHLQGGLLLVPLGITNEIHEPTTFYGVERNRVETEIIPSTWTELGFLLRKDYDSGLQWDLAVHRGLQVDDRDFNRHGPDLRNGRQKKNTYDSLGTAATARVRYTGINGLELAAGIQYQDDVSVGREDNSAILTTAHFIYTNGGFGLRGLVANWDISGNTAIGGVAVPGSDIDNQYGAYIEPSYKWTFENGMALGLFTRYLYFENEDAPGGQTEYQAGVNFWPTENTVVKADWVHEDRANGRGDQNVLNFGVGYAF from the coding sequence ATGAAATCCGACCGAACCACCCGCAAGACACGTCTCGCAGCCGCAGTGGCGCTCTGCCTCGCCGCCGCCCAAACCGCCCCCGCACACACCTTCCGCGAGCGTATCGCAGAGGGCGGCGTGCTTTCCGCCGATGACATCGACTCCGCGTTTTCCAAGCCGCAGGATCTGGCCTGGTACGACCGCTTCAGCTTCGGCTCATACGGCGAGGCCCACTTCAACACCGGCGATGTGAGCGACAAGTTCGACATCCACCGCCTCGTGCTTTTCACCGCCTATGAGTTCAGCAGCCGCTTCCGCTTCGTCTCCGAAATCGAGCTGGAGCACCTCTATTCGAACGACCCCGGCACGGATCTCGTCTGGGAGCTGGAGCAGGCCTACTTCGAGTATGACCTGGAAAACGACTACCATCTCCAGGGCGGATTGCTGCTGGTGCCGCTAGGCATCACCAATGAGATCCATGAGCCGACCACATTCTACGGGGTGGAGCGCAACCGCGTCGAGACGGAGATCATCCCCTCCACCTGGACGGAGCTCGGTTTCCTGCTGCGCAAGGATTACGACAGCGGCCTGCAATGGGACTTGGCTGTCCATCGCGGGCTCCAGGTGGATGACAGGGATTTCAACCGGCACGGCCCGGACCTGCGCAACGGGCGCCAGAAGAAAAACACCTACGACAGCCTCGGCACGGCGGCCACCGCACGTGTCCGCTACACCGGCATCAACGGCTTGGAGCTCGCCGCCGGCATCCAGTACCAGGATGACGTGAGCGTCGGCCGCGAGGACAACAGCGCGATCCTCACCACCGCCCACTTCATCTACACCAACGGTGGCTTCGGCCTGCGGGGGCTTGTCGCCAACTGGGACATCAGCGGCAACACCGCAATCGGCGGGGTTGCCGTGCCCGGCTCGGACATCGACAACCAATACGGGGCCTACATCGAGCCTTCCTACAAATGGACCTTCGAAAACGGCATGGCGCTCGGCCTGTTCACCCGCTACCTGTATTTCGAAAACGAGGATGCACCCGGCGGCCAGACGGAATACCAGGCCGGAGTGAATTTCTGGCCCACGGAAAACACAGTGGTAAAGGCCGACTGGGTGCACGAGGATAGGGCCAACGGCCGGGGTGACCAGAACGTCCTCAACTTCGGCGTCGGCTACGCATTCTGA
- a CDS encoding PepSY domain-containing protein encodes MARSGIIRTWTRGSHRVLGMALLLPLTVVCVTGLILNHTVDLGLSNRHTTAGWIQARYGMTLDGEPEAFGIDGKAHAASWDGQLFFREKSVDDSSPLVGAVPLRDGTAVVTGSAVHYFGLDGELIETLGPPTLPESPIIRAGRTQDLALTLETESGIFTGDANLLDFAPAPAGQEVTWSAIATPSAADRKQWATAFSGDGIPLDRVILDIHSGRFFGTIGKWIYDLTVIGVLILSATGFVLFFRTRRRAK; translated from the coding sequence GTGGCGAGATCCGGCATCATCAGGACATGGACACGCGGCTCCCACCGGGTGCTGGGCATGGCCCTGCTGCTGCCGCTCACCGTCGTCTGTGTCACCGGACTCATCCTCAACCACACGGTCGATCTCGGTCTCAGCAACCGCCACACCACCGCCGGATGGATCCAGGCACGCTACGGGATGACGCTCGATGGCGAGCCGGAAGCCTTCGGCATCGACGGGAAAGCCCACGCCGCGAGCTGGGACGGGCAGCTTTTTTTCCGGGAAAAAAGCGTCGATGACAGTTCGCCTCTCGTCGGCGCGGTGCCGCTCCGGGATGGCACCGCCGTGGTCACCGGCTCGGCCGTCCATTACTTCGGCCTGGATGGGGAGCTGATCGAAACCCTCGGCCCGCCCACCCTGCCCGAGTCACCCATCATCCGGGCCGGTCGCACGCAAGACCTTGCGCTAACGCTTGAAACCGAGTCGGGGATTTTCACGGGCGACGCGAACCTGCTCGATTTCGCCCCAGCCCCCGCAGGACAGGAGGTCACATGGTCGGCCATCGCCACTCCTTCCGCCGCCGATCGGAAACAGTGGGCAACCGCCTTCTCCGGCGATGGCATCCCGCTCGATCGCGTGATCCTCGACATCCATTCCGGGCGTTTCTTCGGAACCATCGGGAAATGGATCTACGACCTGACGGTCATCGGCGTGCTGATATTATCCGCCACCGGTTTCGTCCTCTTCTTCCGCACCCGCCGCCGCGCGAAATGA
- a CDS encoding FMN-binding protein, with product MKQPVKILALTLALAAWVHGEERVYKQPSDFIKGAFGGKIPSTSILSLSGDVKSRAKGIMAHNYPESRVRYWKQGSRSVWILEEIGKTQPITTGFLVENGRIKSVEILIYRESHGWEVSKPFFTKQFSNASLKSGDRLSAEVKNVAGATLSVRAVTKLARLALYFDSIV from the coding sequence ATGAAGCAACCGGTGAAAATCCTCGCCCTCACTCTGGCGCTTGCCGCCTGGGTGCATGGCGAGGAGCGTGTTTACAAACAGCCGTCGGATTTCATCAAGGGCGCCTTCGGCGGGAAAATCCCATCCACCTCCATCCTGTCCCTCAGCGGCGATGTGAAGTCCCGCGCCAAGGGCATCATGGCGCACAACTACCCCGAGTCCCGCGTCCGCTACTGGAAGCAGGGCTCGCGCAGCGTCTGGATCCTTGAGGAGATAGGCAAGACCCAGCCCATCACCACGGGTTTCCTGGTGGAAAACGGGCGGATCAAATCCGTGGAAATCCTCATCTACCGCGAGAGCCACGGCTGGGAAGTGAGCAAGCCGTTTTTCACAAAGCAGTTCTCCAACGCCTCGCTGAAAAGCGGCGACCGGCTTTCCGCCGAGGTGAAAAACGTCGCCGGCGCGACCCTTTCCGTGCGAGCCGTCACCAAGCTCGCGCGGCTGGCCCTGTATTTCGACTCCATCGTCTGA
- a CDS encoding FAD:protein FMN transferase, which produces MNRRRAITLLGAASLASCRRRENPFTFTDIAFGTEVHFQVHGISAASFHDLSAKCALRLRVIESLFSLYDPESAISRLNRDGKLENPHPEFLKLVRTALEYGKKTGGVFDITVQPLWDWRQEWKDAGFGEREAMRDSWEKTLALVDYRKVMADEKNITFAEPGMGITLNGIAQGYATDEIIAALKRNGVRNALVNIGEYAALGTAANGKTWKVGLSTTGETIALPHARALAVSSGSGYTFDPEGRHHHIFRPSDGANTRPDSTIVVTAPTATVADAISTTLAIATKEEREAILEIFLETDFREIR; this is translated from the coding sequence ATGAACCGCCGCCGCGCCATCACCCTTCTAGGCGCGGCTTCCTTGGCATCGTGCCGCCGCCGTGAAAATCCGTTCACCTTCACGGACATCGCATTTGGCACCGAAGTCCATTTCCAGGTTCACGGGATTTCCGCAGCCTCTTTCCACGATCTCTCCGCGAAATGCGCCCTGCGCCTGCGCGTGATCGAATCGCTTTTCAGCCTCTACGATCCCGAATCCGCAATCTCCCGCCTCAACCGCGACGGCAAACTGGAAAACCCGCATCCGGAATTCCTCAAGCTCGTCCGCACCGCGCTTGAGTACGGGAAGAAAACCGGAGGCGTTTTCGACATCACCGTCCAGCCCCTCTGGGACTGGCGGCAGGAGTGGAAGGACGCGGGCTTCGGCGAAAGGGAGGCCATGCGGGATTCATGGGAGAAAACCCTCGCCCTTGTCGATTACCGCAAAGTCATGGCCGACGAAAAAAACATCACCTTCGCCGAGCCCGGCATGGGGATCACGCTGAACGGCATCGCTCAAGGCTACGCCACCGATGAGATCATCGCCGCGCTGAAAAGGAACGGAGTCCGCAACGCCCTGGTGAACATCGGGGAATACGCCGCGCTCGGCACCGCTGCCAATGGGAAAACCTGGAAGGTTGGGCTGTCCACCACCGGAGAAACCATCGCCCTACCCCACGCCCGCGCCCTCGCGGTGTCCTCCGGCAGCGGTTACACCTTCGATCCGGAGGGTCGCCACCATCACATTTTCCGCCCTTCCGATGGCGCAAATACCCGCCCCGACAGCACCATTGTGGTAACCGCACCCACAGCCACGGTGGCTGACGCAATTTCCACAACCCTCGCAATCGCGACCAAGGAGGAACGGGAGGCAATCCTGGAAATCTTCCTGGAAACGGACTTCCGGGAAATCAGATGA
- a CDS encoding Dabb family protein, protein MVRHFGVFKFHPDVDATRIGACFSAMEGMCGKIDGLLTFEHGPYQSDEGLNDGFTHGFIMTFDSAASRDAYLPHPIHEAVKDIVVPCLERVIVFDFAVQPKTLPT, encoded by the coding sequence ATGGTCAGGCACTTTGGCGTATTCAAGTTTCACCCCGACGTCGATGCTACCCGCATCGGCGCATGTTTTTCCGCAATGGAAGGCATGTGCGGGAAAATCGACGGCCTGCTCACCTTCGAGCATGGCCCCTATCAGAGCGACGAGGGGCTCAATGACGGGTTCACCCACGGTTTCATCATGACCTTTGACAGCGCGGCCAGCCGCGATGCGTATCTGCCTCACCCGATTCACGAGGCGGTCAAGGACATCGTTGTCCCTTGCCTGGAACGGGTTATCGTTTTCGACTTCGCGGTGCAACCCAAGACCCTGCCCACATGA
- a CDS encoding sulfatase-like hydrolase/transferase yields MKKLIPLLAAIFLTLLPAPGEEKPNVILIISDDQGFPDYGFMGSEAVSTPNLDRMASESLVYTRGYVMPVCSPSLATLLTGKMPHEHGITGNDLSGGRSKPGHREALRSQLLGNSVILPKAVTASGYLTFQTGKIWNMTYEQAGFTHGMTGTAGRHGDAGLDIGRKGMKPIYDFIETARKAEKPFFIWHAPFLPHTPHNPPEEIFAKYKGKGPTAAAEKYYAMVEWFDNTCGELDSYLESNGLKENTVILYLADNGWDAAYAHARIGAKLSPYELGIRTPMFVRWPGKVKPQRDDETLAHIIDFVPTILDITGAKDPGDLPGLRLTDTVAMKARKSVFVESYTHDIAELGSPGKSLVANVAIDGWWKLIVPGPVKPDRPFAGVPAEISLFDLKADPLETKNLAAENPEVVERLKGLLKAQWEVE; encoded by the coding sequence ATGAAAAAACTGATCCCACTGCTCGCCGCGATTTTTTTGACCCTCCTGCCCGCTCCCGGTGAGGAGAAGCCGAACGTCATCCTGATCATTTCCGACGACCAGGGCTTCCCCGACTACGGCTTCATGGGCAGCGAGGCGGTCTCGACGCCGAACCTCGACCGCATGGCCTCGGAAAGCCTTGTCTACACCCGCGGCTACGTGATGCCGGTCTGCTCGCCCTCCCTGGCGACCTTGCTGACCGGAAAAATGCCGCACGAGCACGGGATCACCGGCAACGACCTTTCCGGCGGGAGATCCAAGCCCGGCCACCGCGAGGCGCTGAGGAGCCAGCTGCTCGGCAATTCCGTGATCCTTCCGAAGGCCGTCACCGCGTCTGGATACCTCACCTTCCAGACCGGCAAGATCTGGAATATGACTTACGAGCAGGCCGGTTTCACCCACGGCATGACAGGCACCGCAGGCCGCCACGGAGACGCGGGCCTGGACATCGGGCGCAAAGGAATGAAGCCGATCTATGATTTCATCGAGACCGCAAGGAAGGCGGAAAAACCCTTCTTCATCTGGCATGCGCCCTTCCTGCCTCATACCCCGCACAATCCTCCGGAGGAAATTTTCGCGAAATACAAGGGCAAGGGCCCGACCGCCGCCGCCGAGAAATATTATGCGATGGTCGAGTGGTTCGATAACACCTGCGGAGAGCTGGATTCCTACCTTGAAAGCAACGGGCTCAAGGAAAACACCGTCATCCTCTATCTGGCGGACAACGGCTGGGACGCGGCATACGCCCATGCGAGGATAGGGGCCAAGCTCTCGCCCTACGAGCTGGGCATCCGCACCCCGATGTTCGTCCGCTGGCCGGGCAAGGTGAAGCCGCAGCGCGATGACGAGACCCTGGCTCACATCATCGATTTCGTGCCAACCATCCTGGACATCACCGGAGCCAAGGATCCCGGCGATCTGCCGGGGCTCAGGCTCACTGACACGGTTGCGATGAAGGCACGCAAGTCGGTCTTCGTGGAGTCCTACACGCACGACATCGCCGAACTGGGATCTCCCGGAAAAAGCCTGGTCGCCAATGTCGCGATCGATGGCTGGTGGAAGCTCATCGTACCCGGGCCGGTGAAGCCCGATCGGCCGTTCGCCGGCGTCCCCGCCGAGATCTCGCTTTTTGACCTCAAGGCGGATCCGCTGGAGACAAAGAACCTCGCGGCGGAGAACCCGGAGGTGGTGGAGCGGCTCAAGGGGCTGCTCAAGGCGCAGTGGGAGGTGGAGTGA
- a CDS encoding MotA/TolQ/ExbB proton channel family protein, which translates to MLVPCPHCKTELDASPEHAGQTVQCPACGGRLQVPAAPEPSATAAVMPGRRPQRHGWDEKDHANVDFWKSLGIGVALTICVLGIMFPLLGTKLGDIFLKRGWVNYAETFLFVWGMTILWMKLKKNKHQERATLLDLFPARIGTEIHRDNVGDFIDNIYKAPLSLRDSLFVNRIRKALELFEARTDNGEVAAFLSTQSDIDANRSSGSYSLLKVFLWAIPILGFIGTVMGLSVAVGSLAMGDTADPEALKASINSLTGGLGVAFDTTLLGLILSMLMSFPLAAVQKKEDETLTLIDAFCTEKLLPKLNDSRHAASELLVEQADSIPQLVASLARAHETFLINLNESTRQLKESGAALEKRLDANQKVVEQSFTEAVKKLSETSGEVFIKSHLELEKTFGRIAGGIDLINQALRDLGQNKIPDEAKRKKGFFGR; encoded by the coding sequence ATGTTAGTCCCGTGCCCCCATTGCAAAACCGAGCTTGATGCCTCGCCCGAACACGCCGGCCAGACCGTCCAGTGCCCCGCCTGCGGCGGTCGCCTCCAGGTTCCCGCAGCACCCGAGCCATCCGCCACCGCTGCGGTCATGCCCGGAAGGCGCCCGCAGCGCCACGGCTGGGACGAGAAAGACCATGCCAACGTGGATTTCTGGAAAAGCCTCGGCATCGGGGTCGCGCTCACCATCTGCGTGCTCGGGATCATGTTCCCCCTCCTCGGCACCAAGCTGGGCGACATTTTCCTGAAACGCGGCTGGGTCAACTACGCGGAAACCTTCCTCTTCGTCTGGGGCATGACCATCCTCTGGATGAAACTGAAAAAGAACAAGCACCAGGAACGCGCCACCTTGTTAGATCTTTTCCCCGCCCGCATCGGCACGGAAATCCACCGCGACAACGTCGGCGATTTCATCGACAACATCTACAAGGCACCGCTCTCCCTGCGTGACAGCCTCTTCGTAAACCGCATCCGCAAGGCGCTCGAACTCTTCGAGGCGCGCACCGACAACGGCGAGGTCGCCGCTTTCCTGTCCACCCAGTCGGACATCGATGCGAACCGCTCAAGCGGCTCCTACTCCCTCCTCAAGGTATTCCTCTGGGCCATCCCCATCCTCGGATTCATAGGCACGGTGATGGGGCTTTCCGTCGCCGTCGGTTCGCTGGCGATGGGCGACACCGCAGATCCCGAGGCGCTCAAGGCCTCGATCAACAGCCTCACCGGCGGCCTCGGCGTCGCCTTCGACACCACCTTGCTCGGCCTCATCCTCTCCATGCTGATGAGCTTCCCGCTGGCCGCCGTGCAGAAAAAGGAGGACGAGACACTCACCCTCATCGATGCCTTCTGCACCGAGAAACTCCTGCCCAAGCTCAACGACAGCCGCCACGCCGCCAGCGAGCTCCTCGTCGAGCAGGCCGACAGCATCCCTCAGCTCGTCGCCTCCCTCGCCCGCGCCCACGAGACCTTCCTGATCAACCTCAACGAATCCACCCGCCAGCTCAAGGAAAGCGGCGCCGCGCTCGAGAAGCGTCTCGATGCGAACCAGAAGGTCGTCGAGCAGTCCTTCACCGAGGCCGTGAAAAAACTCTCCGAAACCAGCGGCGAGGTCTTCATCAAATCCCACCTGGAGCTCGAAAAGACCTTCGGAAGGATCGCCGGTGGCATCGACCTCATCAACCAGGCGCTGCGCGATCTCGGCCAGAACAAGATCCCTGATGAGGCGAAACGGAAAAAGGGTTTTTTTGGAAGATAA
- a CDS encoding AraC family transcriptional regulator has translation MAADKTGASEIGDIHILGAGTSFRAVLGALGDPPAWFGASPRSGELARHDIAHVGVMDARKPFKIVRHDQSGTFLIACTEGSGKVLSDGGWRTVSAGHACLLPPFVMNSIHCETGKPWKFAWVRYSESRERNPVVSADSPVFGKYHGVPLQRAIEGLHAESSAEATPAAKNLWTDLIQGYVMRFAQPHRSDRRLWKLWKTVEGAPARKWSLSELADAVFVSPEHLRRICAKELGRSPMQQVTFIRMQHAARMLATTGEKVETVCRAVGYSNPYTFSNTFLKWMGRRPSQHRG, from the coding sequence ATGGCAGCGGATAAAACAGGGGCATCGGAAATCGGGGACATCCACATCCTCGGCGCGGGCACCTCGTTCCGTGCGGTTCTAGGTGCTTTGGGAGATCCGCCCGCATGGTTCGGCGCATCGCCGCGCAGCGGCGAGCTTGCGCGGCATGACATCGCCCATGTCGGGGTGATGGATGCGAGGAAGCCTTTCAAGATCGTGCGCCACGACCAATCCGGCACCTTTCTCATCGCCTGCACCGAGGGCTCCGGGAAAGTCCTCAGCGACGGCGGCTGGCGCACCGTCTCCGCAGGCCATGCCTGCCTGCTGCCGCCCTTCGTCATGAACTCCATACACTGCGAGACCGGCAAGCCGTGGAAATTCGCATGGGTTCGGTACTCCGAATCTCGCGAGCGGAATCCCGTCGTCTCCGCCGATTCGCCGGTCTTCGGGAAATACCACGGAGTGCCGCTCCAGCGGGCCATCGAGGGCCTCCATGCCGAGTCGTCCGCCGAGGCCACTCCCGCCGCGAAGAATCTCTGGACCGATCTGATCCAGGGATATGTCATGCGTTTCGCCCAGCCGCACCGCAGTGACCGCCGCCTTTGGAAGCTCTGGAAAACCGTCGAGGGCGCACCTGCCAGAAAATGGAGCCTCTCCGAACTGGCGGATGCCGTCTTCGTCAGCCCGGAGCACCTGCGCCGCATCTGCGCAAAGGAACTCGGCCGCAGCCCCATGCAGCAGGTCACCTTCATCCGGATGCAGCACGCCGCGAGGATGCTCGCCACCACCGGCGAAAAAGTCGAAACAGTATGCCGCGCCGTGGGCTACAGCAACCCCTACACCTTCTCCAACACCTTCCTGAAATGGATGGGTCGCAGGCCATCGCAGCACAGGGGGTGA